The Stigmatella aurantiaca DW4/3-1 genome contains the following window.
TCCACCGTCATCTACACGCACCCCTCGGACGACGAACTGGTGCGCGTGACGCAGGACCTGCCCTGCTGATGGGTCGTGCCGCCTCCGCGCTGAGCGCCCGCGAGAGCCCCTGGACGGGCCGCGGTGCCGCGCGGAGGCGGTGAGTGGAGGCTGTGCGCGGAGTCCGCCCAGGCTGCCCCTGGCGCAACCGGCGAAGAAAGTGAACAGCGCGAGGCGTTCACTTACCGGGCGCAAATGAACGGGCGCGGGGTGTTCACTTTTTCGGGGCTGACCCTCTCGAAAAGGGCCCCAGGTACACGCCCCGGCGGCGCATCCCGCACGAAAGATCGCACCACCCCCCACCCTGGCGTCAGGGGTAGGCGGGGTAGGCGTGCTGGCGTCATCGGTAGGCATGGTTGCGCCCGGCCGGGGCAGGCGGTGAAGGTGACTGCGGAGGAGCTGGGCCGGGCGACGGGCGGCAGGAGGCCCAACCAGCGGAAAGCGGCCATTGGCCTCGGCGCTTCGGCCCCTCACGAGGCCTCGTAAGCGCGCGAAACAGCGTGGGGGCGGTGACGCCGAATGGCCGCCTTTACCTATTTCCGGCCATTCGGCTCGGCTCGGGTAACGGCACGCGCGCCCAGGTGCGCGCGGGGCGGAGGGCTGGTGCTTCGAGAGCAGCTCGGGGGCTCGTGGGGCTCACGAGGGAGACAAAGGCCTGCGGCCCGAAGCGCTGGGGGACACGCGCGCACGAACGGGGCGCCACGCGGCGACGGGCGCGGCGCGCGGGGCTGAACCGGGGCCGCGCCAGGTGGGCCACGTGGCGGCCAACGGGGCGCAGCGGAGTAGGGCGTCCCGGGCCGGGGAAGTGAACGGGGCGCTGGCGTCCGGCCCGCTGGACGAAGTGTGCTTCCGGGCGCGAGTTCAGGCCCAAACTCGTACCGCGGCGCTCATGGACCTGGTGGCTGTCCGCCCTAACCTCGCGAAACTACGAAGGCTGTGGCGCCAGGCGTGTGCTTCTGCGCGCCAGGTGGAGCTCCCGGGGGAAAGTGACCAGGCCAGGCCTGGCGCGGCGAAAGTGAACGGCGAAACTGAACGCGAAAGTGCCCGCGTTCACTTACCGGAGGGTGCCCTCAGTCGGGGTCGGCGGGGGCCGCGACGTCCGTGGGTGGCGCTACGGGGGCGCCGTCCTTGGGGCTTCCCGGCGAGGCTGTGTCGAGGTCCTCGTCGTCGCTGCTCGCCACCTCTGCGTCCACCTCGCCGCGCACGGCGGGCGTCGTCTCGCGCGCAGCTCGCAGGGCCTGGGCGTGTCGGGCCTGGAGGCCCTCCAGTGAGAAGCTGGCGTGCAGCTCCTGGCGGGAGTCGGCGCCGCCTTGGACGAACTCCTTGAGCCTCACCATGGTGTTGAAATCGGTGGGGTTGTCGACGCGCACGCGGCCCTCGGACAGCGCCTCCTCGAAGCCGAGGAGGTAGCCGTCAATCATCTTCAGGGCGTCGTCCTTTGAGACGGCGATGGCGGTGGCGCGCAGCTCGATGAGCTTCGCATCCGCCTTGGTGGCGATGCGCGTCTTGGCCTCCTCGCGGCGGCGCAGGCAGTTGTGCTCCTTCGCGTAGTTGGCGACGAGCGAGGTGGCGACACCGAAGCGCTCCGCCAGCTCGCGGTACGAGGCGTAGGACGTCATGGTGGAGCCGTCGGGAAGCGTCTTCACGTCGCCGAAGACGAGGGCGCGGTCCAGCTCCTGGCGTGGGAGCGCGGGCTCCTCGGACTTGCGGGGGCGGCCCGTCTTTCGCTTCGGAGGAGGAGGCGCTTCGTCCGGCGCGGGCGTCTCGTCCAGCGCGGGCGTCTCGGCCGGCTGCTGGCCCGCGAGGAGACGCTTGCGGCGGCCGAGGCAGTCGTGCTGCTGGGCGTACTTTGCGACGGCGCTGTGGGCGACGCCGAAGCGCTCTGCCAACTCGCGGAGAGAGGGGAAGCGCCGCTTCACACGGCCCCGCGTGGTGGGCACCTCTTCGCCCTCCACGAGGAGCCGGTCCACCTCGTCATGAGGCAGCCGGGGGCCTTCGGCCTTGGTGGGGCGCCCCAGCTTCTTGAGGGGCTTCTTCTGGGCCATGCCTTCCCTCAGCAGCCACTGGAGGGCTGCGCTGCGGTGTCCACGGCCTGGGTGCGCAGGCGCTGCATCAGCCGCGTGCGCTGGCGCTTCAGGCGCTGGTACACCCGCTCGACCTCGGTGGTGTCGCCCTCGACGAGGCGGCTGGCGTAGGCACGCAGCTTCTCGCGCCGGACGACGGTGGCCATGAGGACCTCGATGTCGCTGTGAGGCAGGGTGCCCCGGGCCAAGTGCACCAGCACGGCGTCGCGCTTCACGAAACTGCGGCGGACGCTGGGCCGCCTGGGGCTCTCCACCGGCGCGGCGTGACGGGTGTCCGGCAGCCACTCGGCGAGCTGCTGCTGCGTGTACGTCTCGTGCTGTTCCGCGCGCTCCTTACGGAGGTGCCGGAACACCTCGCGCGCCGTCTGCTGGCGCAGGCGGACGGCCGTCCAGTCACCCCAGCGGGAGAGAGGGAAGGCGCGCGCGACGGAGAGGAAGGTGGCGAGAACGAGCTGGTCCAGGTCCTCCCGGGGCACCGCGCTGCCGAGGAGGCGGCGGCGCAGGCGCCGCAACATGGGGGCGTAGGCTGCGGCGAGGCTCGCCGTCCACGCGGGGCTGGAGGAGGCCTGCATTTCGGCCACCAGGGCCCGGGTGAGGGCTTCCCGCTCCGGGTACGTCTCCTCGCGCGCGTCAGCCAAGGCGGCCAGCACGGATTCGAGCGTGGCATGACGCGCGAAGGCCGGCCGCTGCGTGCGCGCAGCCGCGAAGACGGACTGGTGCCGAGGGGAGAGCGCCTCCACACGCAGCAGGCCCAGGAGGTGGCCGAAGAAGTCACTCACCGAGGACGGGCCTCCCACCACTCGCGCAGCAGCTCGAGGAAGTCATCCAACTGCATGGTGACGAGGGGCGGCTGCCCGTCGTCCTTGCACACGGCGAGAGGCCATCGGCCCGGCGGGCACGTCTCCACCGCTTGGCGCATGGCCTCACGGACGTTGGTGCGCTGGTGGGCCTTGGCCTCCAGCCAAAAGCACGGCACCTCGACGTCGGACACCTCCTGTCCAGTGCGGTATTGGAGTCCTCGGCGGATGACAGCCTCGGGCATGGCGTCGCGGAAGCGGTGGACGAGGGCCCTCTCGAAATCTGCACCCTTACGACGGGAGGCTGCGCCGCTCACGAGACACCTCCCGACTCCTCCAGCAGCCGCTCCATGTGCCCGCCACGGCTCATGCGGACGGCAAGGCGGCGAGCCACCTCCAGCGCGCAGCGGGCGTCCGCCATGGCGCGGTGAGGCGTGGGACGGTGGAGGCCGAAGTGCTTGGCCAGGGCGTTGAGAGAGAGGGACTCCACCTCGCCCGTGGCGAGCAGCGGCCACGCGAGGCTGGCGGTGTCGAGGCGGTGGTAGTCGACGGAGGGCAGGGGCAACTCGGTGCTGCGGTAGCCCTCGACGAGGAAGCCCCAGTCGAAGCTGGTGTTGTGGCCGGCCACGAGGGTGCCCGCCAGGAGAGGCGTCACGGTGGCCAAGACTTCCCGCAGGGGCAACGCGTCCCGCCACTCCTCGTCGGAGTAGCCGCACACGGCCAGGGCCTCGGGGTGGGCGTCGGCCAGCCGCGTGGGCTGCACGCGGGCCTCGTACTCCGCCAGCACCTTGAGGCTGCGAGCGTCGACGCGGAGGATGGCCACCTCCAGCACCTCGTGACGGGAGGCATCGAGGCCCGTCGTCTCCAGGTCAATGAAGGCGAGCGTTCGCAGGTGCGGCGGGAGGCTGGGGAAGAGCAGTGGAGGGAGGGGCGAGACAGGGGTGGTGTCGGAAGCAGGGTGAGCGGGCAGCATCTATGCGACCTCCTTGGCCCAGATGCGGGGCGAGTGGTGTTTGGCGGCGAGGGAGTCCAGCTCGGCCTTCAGCAGCGCGATGCGCGCGGTGCCCAGGCGCTTGCCCGCGTCCTTCAGCAGCGCATCGAGGGCCTTCTTCTCGACACTCGCGAGGCGCTGCATCAGCTCTTCACGGGAGTGGCCAGTGGCCCGGGCCAGCACCGCGACGGTGGGCTCCAGTGGGTAGTCGAGGCTGGTAGTGTTGAACATGCGGTAGCGCGTGCCAGCGAGGACGAGTTCGTCCTGTTCGGCGAGGTGGGCCCGGAGGACGCCCTCCAGCTCCGCCTTGCGCGCGTTGAGAATCTTCGCGATGTGGGCGACCTCCTGTCGCTCGCGGGCGACGGACTCCAGGTCGGAGGTGTCCTCGCAGACGACTTCACGTCGGCCCTCCAGCGCCTGGGCATAGGTGGGGCAGTTGCGCCGGTGGTCGCAGTACACGCAGTTGGGGTTGAGGCGGGCGGGGAAGGACTCCGCCTTCTCCATTTGCTGGCCCAGCGTCTCGACGTAGGCGAGGGCGGCGTCCAACTGCTCCTCGGTGCGCGTCGTCTCCTGCCGCACGCCGTGGCGCAGCATCCACATGGACAGGCGCACCTTCTTCGCCCAGGGCCACATTCGGCGCGCGGCGAGGGCGTAGAGGCTGAGCTGGAGGCTGGAGTCCAACTCCTCGCGGGTGAAGAGCTGGTGGTTGGACTTGTAGTCCATGACGTGGACCGTCTCGTCGTCCACCCAGTCGACCCGGTCGATGAAGCCCAGGACGGTGAAGGGGCCCACCGGCAGGCGGAACTCCTTTTCCACGGCGAGGATGTCGCGGGAGTCCACGCGGCCCTGCTGGCGGACGAAGTCCTGGAGGATGCCGAGGCCCTGCTGGAATAGGTCCAGGCCGGAGAGGCCCGAGGCGGCCCACTCTTCACGGTAGAGCTGGAGGGCGCGCTCCTCGGAGAGCGGGCCCGCGTACTCGGTGTCGATGACTTCCTGGAGGAGTCGCTCGAGGACGGCGTGTAGCGCCTTCCCGAAGCTCAGGGGGACGCCGGGCTCGGCGGTGTGCTTGTCGAGGTAGTGGAGCCGGTAGGACAGTGGGCAGGCCTCGAAGCGGCTCAGCCGGCTGTATGACAAATGCTGGTTTCGCAGGGCGCTCATGACGTGGGCCTCCGGGCCGGTGCAGTGGCGTGTCGCGAGTCAGTCATCACGCTCTTTTCGAGAGACACATCAAGTTGATACGGGGAGGCAGCGCGGCCCGTTGCGTGTGTTTCACAGTCGCGAGGCACGCTCATTGCGATACCTCGTCAGCGGAGGCTGGGCGCTTTTCGAAGGACATGACGCGCGAGCCCGGGAAGGCAGACAGGACGCGCACCAGGGTGGCGGCGTGCTCCGGGGTGAGTTCCTTCCGGGCCTGGCCGGTGTAGGCGGGGACGAGCCACACCTCGCCGTAGGTCTCGGAGCGGAAGCACACCTCGGCGTTGAGGGCCCTGAAGCTGGCGATGTCCTCGTCGGTGAGGCCGCGCAGGGCGGAGGGCGGGGACTCCGCGTCCAGCTCCTTCACATCGGGAGACGGAGTGGGCGGCGCGGACTTGGAGGCGGGAGCCGGGGCGAGCTTCTTCGAGCCTGCCTCGGACAGGGGATGGCCGAAGAGATCCACCGCAGCCGTGGCGGACTTCGCCGGAGGAACGGGGGCATGCGGCGCGGCCACGTCACGATGAGGCCGGGCCTGCCGATTCACCTTCAGCCATTCGGTGCAGGTGGAGATGCTGGCCAGGGCGCAGCCTCCGCCAGTCCGGTAGTGCAGGCAGTGCTTGCCCTCGCCGCGGACATACACTTCGCACGTCACGCCAGGCGGACGTTGCTGTGCGGCGGTGGGCTGGAGGAGGTGTGTAAGGGCCATGCGCGGATGTCGGCGGCGCGTGTCTGCCGATACATCCAAAAAGCACCCCATCCCTCCGTTTCGGGACAAGAAATCTTTTTGCCCGATTTCTTTTTCGATTTTCGCGCAGAGGAGCAGGGCGGCGTTGTGCATTCGCGCTGGGGCGCTCCCTCAGATTTCTGAACCACTTTCGCCCTGTGGACAGCTCCGGGACAGCCCGTGGACAGGTGTCTGTCCACAGTTTTCGTGAGTGATTGCGAGAAGATAGGTCACTGTGGACAGTGTGGACAGGTTTTGAAGAGTACCCCTACGTCATGTGCACGCGCATGCGAGCGCGCGTGCGAGTGCGCGCCCGCGCATGCGTGGCTCTCCCCATAAAAGCTGTCCACACTGTCCAGAGTGATGTTTTCCTTAAAGAATTCATGGAGATAAGTGTGGACAGCTTGCTGTCCACACCTGTCCACGCTGTCCACACCCACTCGTGAAGTAAAGACTGGTGCGGCTGACTGTGAAGGAGTGGGCGGGCGAGGCACGTGGCGCCGAGTGGCGCGTCTTCACCATGGCCTGCGCATGCCCGCAGGACGGCCGGAAACGGCCTCCACGCGCGTGAAGGGGAGGAGGGGCTGGTTGCTGCCAGCCCTCCGTGCCGCCTGCGCCCTGTCAGGGCTGTCGCGCCTCCACGTGAGGGGCGCGAGTCCCACCGGCAGCCAGCTCTCCCGTGAAGCAACGGCGATGATACAGAGAGAGAAGATGTTTCACTTCGCGCACGCCCGAGTGCGTGGACGGTTCAACGCTCCCGGCGCCGACGGAGTCCGAGCGGCGACGTGCGGGCATGAAAGTCGCAAGTCGCGCGGCCGTGTCCTCGACGGCACAGCGGTCAGTCTGGATGCTCTCGCTGGAAAATTCGAGCGCAGCAAGAGCGCCACTGAATGCGTGACTGTCTGGCTATTGGGAGCTTGGGAGGGGGTTGATACATGGATAACAAGTATCGCCATGAAGCGCGGAGGGGCGTTGGCGACATGGGAGGCCTCAAGGCGCGTTTTTCGTCACGCCGTCACGCCGTGGTCACGCCCAGGTTGCACCGTGTCGTGCGTATCGAGTGGAGGCATGTTTCAGCCGAGGTCCCGTCCTTGGCTGCGTGGGGGCAGCGTGAATTCCAGACTCAGCAAGGTATGCAGAACTGTTGCGAGTGGAGCGCTCCCGCTGGTGGCGCCAACGAGCCCGCGCGCCGTTCATCATGGGTGTGGGCTGTGCCGTGGGAGCACCGTCCCAGCTTCTTTGGGCGCGCCCCGCTTCCGTTGCCGTGCCCCCAGGCGGAAGGGGCCCGCCTGTTACCGTAGCGGTGTCTCTGGGTGGCCCGGGCGCGCGTAACGCCCGCCTCTTCCGACGACTGACGCGCCGCAGCCACGAGGCTCCCACCGAAGAAGGGGCTGCCTCGGAGGCGCTGGCGGCATTTCCTCAACGGGGCTCGGCCTTGTCTCCCCTCTCCCCCGGCACCTCCCGCGCGCCGAGCGCAGGGCCGGGACGGCATGCACCTGTGAGTCGTGGTTGGGATGCTCTCCATCGAGAGCTTGGCGCGGCCCTCCAGACGGCCGAGGCGCGGCGCGCCTATCGCCTGGTGCGGAGCAACTGGGAGGCGCTCTCCGGTTTCGAGGAGCCGGAGGCCCTTGTTTCATTTCTCACGGCACGAGAAGGCGACTCTCACGTCAAGGATGGCTTACTCGCGGGCCTCGTCGTCATGGTTCAGACGGGAGCCGCTGCCAGCTTCTTCGTGGCCTTGTTGTGGCTGAGCCTGTGGCCCGGGTTGGACAGCGTGTATCGCCGATGTCTCAGGCGCACGGAGCAGCCGCCCGCGGAGGTGGTGTCCTCGGTGGCCGCGTCATTCATGGCCCTCGTGGCACGCGTCAATTTGTCAGGCGTCCATCGCGTGGCGGGGACACTCGTGCGCGGGACCGAGCGCGATGTCCTCAAGGCCTGGCACAAAGAGCTGGTGGAGCAACGCCGCCGCGCGCGCCTTGAGTCGCTGACGGACGTGGACGGCGGGGCGCCCTCGGTGCAGTGGCTCACTCCCCTCGTCTCGCGAGCCCGCTCCTTCAACGCCGAGGTGGAGGAGCTGCGCGCCTGGCTCCTCCCGCTGACTGGGGAGGACACTGAGCTGGTGGTGTCCCTCGTCCTTCGCGAAGAGGACGTTGTCGAGGTGGCAGCGAGCCTTGGGGTGTCGCCCGAAACGGCGCGCAAGCGCGTCCGGAGGGCACTGACTCGCCTGCGGAAAATGAAGAATAAAATCCCCGAAAAAGATTTCTTGTCCCGAAATGGCGGGTGGGGGTGCTTTTTAGAGTTTGTGGATTCTGAAACAACCGAGAGGGAGCGGCTGAGGGGAGTCACGAATCGCATGTCCCCTACGCGCGCCGCCTGACTTTGGGGGAGTAACGGGGCCACCCGAGCCCCAATCCAATCCTGCTTCAACGTGCCCTGTCCGCCTCAGTGGGCAGCGACGCCCCTGTATTGCCTTCAACCGGGAAGGACTGAATTGAATGAAACCAGCCGCGCGAGACAGTTTTGAGCACGATGAAACATATGTGCGCTTCACCGCGCGCATCGACGGGCACCGCCTGCGGGTGGTGAGCCGGGGCGATGCAGGGCCGGGAGCGGAGGGGCGCGCCGCGTGTCTCTGCTGCGAATGCGAATGCGAATGCGAAGGGGCAGGGGCCAACGACTATGTCCGCATGCCGGGCCTCTTCCGCCGCTGGGAACTCGAGCACGTCGTCGACAGCACGGCGGACTTCAACGTCGAGCCGACGGGCTGCACCGCGGACGGCACCGAGTTGTTCTCGGTGTACCGGCGCGAGCGCCACGCCTCCACCACGCACTGCCAGAAGGAGGAGTAAGCACCATGGCGAACAACATGTGGGAGCAGACGGCCGCGATGGCCAAGCAGCACGAGCAGCAGGGTGGTGCCTGGCTGAAGCTCGCGAATGACGGGGACACCGCCGTCGTCGTTTTCCTCGGGGAGCCGCACCCGCGCGAGGTGGTTTTCATCGACAACAAGTTCGTCCCCTTCGACGAGAAGATGAAGGCCCAGGGCCACAAGCCCTCGCTGCGCGTGGCCCTCAACGTCGGCGTCTATGGGACGCGCGAGGTCAAGGTGATGGAGCAGGCCGTCACCTTCTTCAACACGCTGATGGAGCTCCGGGCGAAGTACGGCCTGGAGAAGTGGGCCTTCGAGGTGAAGCGCAGAGGGGCGGCCAAGGACACGAAGACGACGTACAGCATTCTGCCGGACCGGCAGCTCACGGCAGAGGAGGCTTCGGCCTTCCAGGCGTTGCAGCAGCATGACCTGCCGAAGCTGTACGCGGCGGAGGCGGAGGGTGCGGCGAGCGGCGCGTCGCCCGCGGGCGCTCCCAGCGCGAAGGCGAACGAGCCCATCGACGTGAAGCTGGCGCAGGCAATCGCCACTGCTCTGAAGGCCCTGCCGCGCGAGGCCGTCGACCGCTTCCTTCAGAAGTTCGCCGTCCAGCGCATCCGCGACTTGCCGGCGTCGAAGGGCGAGCTGGCGCGCGCCTACGTCGACTCCCTCGTGGCCGAGTACTCCGCGGAGAGCGTCGCGGACGTGGATCCCTTCGGGCCGTGAGCCCTCGCCGCTGAAGTCGGTTGCCGTAGCCATGCGTGAAGGGGGCCTGCTGCGTGCCCCCGACGCGCCTCACTGAGGACGACAAGAATGGTGGAAGACTTCTCCGAAATGCACGGGGACGGGGGACGTGTTGTCTCTCGCACCCAGGACTCCCACGTGGGCGCCGCTCCGTCCGCGCCTGCGCGCGACGCGAGCACGGCCACCGGCATGAGGACGCTTCGCGTGCGGGTGGACGCCGGGCTGCGGCTCGCGGTGGGCGACGTACCGCCCAAGGTGCTGGAGGGCCTATGCCGGGCGCTCTCCCTGCCCAACCCTGCCTTCCTGAAGCTGGTGCGGCTGCGCAAGCGCCCGGGAGCGGAGCCCCAGACGCTGTACTTCTTCCGCCAGCAGGAGCGGGAGCTGGTGCTGCCGCGCGGGGCCATTCACCTGCTGCGCCGGGCTGCGGACGAGGCCGGCCTGACGCTCTCCTTCGAGGACGCGCGGGTGCTGCCACCCAAGCGCCTGGCGAAACTGCCGGAGGTGCCCCTGCGCGACTACCAGTCCGCGGCTGTGGAGCGACTGGTGAAGGCGACCCAGGGGATAGCGGTGCTGCCATGCGGGGCTGGGAAAAGCGTCCTCGCCGTCGGCGCAATCTCTCGGCTCCGCACGCCGACACTCATCCTCGTCCACACCTTGGACCTGGCGGAGCAGTGGAGAGAGCACGTGCGTGAGCGCCTGGGCCTGGAGGCGGGCCTCGTGGG
Protein-coding sequences here:
- a CDS encoding 3'-5' exonuclease gives rise to the protein MLPAHPASDTTPVSPLPPLLFPSLPPHLRTLAFIDLETTGLDASRHEVLEVAILRVDARSLKVLAEYEARVQPTRLADAHPEALAVCGYSDEEWRDALPLREVLATVTPLLAGTLVAGHNTSFDWGFLVEGYRSTELPLPSVDYHRLDTASLAWPLLATGEVESLSLNALAKHFGLHRPTPHRAMADARCALEVARRLAVRMSRGGHMERLLEESGGVS
- a CDS encoding RecB family exonuclease; translation: MSALRNQHLSYSRLSRFEACPLSYRLHYLDKHTAEPGVPLSFGKALHAVLERLLQEVIDTEYAGPLSEERALQLYREEWAASGLSGLDLFQQGLGILQDFVRQQGRVDSRDILAVEKEFRLPVGPFTVLGFIDRVDWVDDETVHVMDYKSNHQLFTREELDSSLQLSLYALAARRMWPWAKKVRLSMWMLRHGVRQETTRTEEQLDAALAYVETLGQQMEKAESFPARLNPNCVYCDHRRNCPTYAQALEGRREVVCEDTSDLESVARERQEVAHIAKILNARKAELEGVLRAHLAEQDELVLAGTRYRMFNTTSLDYPLEPTVAVLARATGHSREELMQRLASVEKKALDALLKDAGKRLGTARIALLKAELDSLAAKHHSPRIWAKEVA
- a CDS encoding sigma-70 family RNA polymerase sigma factor, with amino-acid sequence MSRGWDALHRELGAALQTAEARRAYRLVRSNWEALSGFEEPEALVSFLTAREGDSHVKDGLLAGLVVMVQTGAAASFFVALLWLSLWPGLDSVYRRCLRRTEQPPAEVVSSVAASFMALVARVNLSGVHRVAGTLVRGTERDVLKAWHKELVEQRRRARLESLTDVDGGAPSVQWLTPLVSRARSFNAEVEELRAWLLPLTGEDTELVVSLVLREEDVVEVAASLGVSPETARKRVRRALTRLRKMKNKIPEKDFLSRNGGWGCFLEFVDSETTERERLRGVTNRMSPTRAA